A genomic window from Camarhynchus parvulus chromosome 27, STF_HiC, whole genome shotgun sequence includes:
- the LOC115913973 gene encoding heat shock protein 30C-like translates to MLCRLHFMPPMSSSLFPWLGPVRTLWPHPGTLFAELEREMRLEMERAREFMSSVEQYLSGGSSPGRLGIASSTSAALPQSSGDGFSVCQDVKDFAPEQLSVKVVGRKVVLVGQKETQSTDEKGSFSYKYEVLKREWDVPEEVDAEALTCSLSKDGQLRIEAPKLALPAAPERNVPIQMGPAVAQQAGSAEEGAERAKA, encoded by the coding sequence ATGCTTTGCCGCCTGCACTTTATGCCGCCCATGTCCAGCTCGCTGTTCCCGTGGCTGGGACCCGTCCGCACCCTCTGGCCACATCCAGGCACCCTTTTCGCCGAGCTGGAGCGGGAGATGCGGCTGGAGATGGAGAGGGCTCGGGAGTTCATGAGCAGCGTGGAGCAGTACCTGAGCggcgggagcagccccggccggCTCGGCATCGCCTCCAGCACCAGCGCAGCGCTGCCCCAGAGCTCCGGGGACGGCTTCTCTGTGTGCCAGGACGTGAAGGACTTTGCCCCCGAGCAGCTCTCGGTCAAGGTGGTGGGCAGGAaggtggtgctggtggggcAGAAGGAGACGCAGAGCACGGACGAGAAGGGCTCCTTCTCCTACAAGTACGAGGTGCTGAAGCGGGAGTGGGACGTGCCCGAGGAGGTGGATGCCGAAGCGCTGACCTGCTCCCTGTCCAAGGATGGGCAGCTCCGCATCGAGGCCCCcaagctggcactgccagccgCTCCCGAGAGGAATGTGCCCATCCAGATGGGGCCAGCGGTGGCACAGCAAGCTGGCAGCGCTGAGGAGGGAGCCGAGCGGGCCAAGGCGTGA
- the LOC115913975 gene encoding heat shock protein 30C-like: MLCRMHLAPFASSSLASRLGTVRTLWPHAETIFTELQQEMEKAREFMSSFEQLLSNHGAMAMEHSPSSSMSLSQSSGDGFSVCQDVKNFAPEELSVKVVGRKVVLVGQKETQNVDEKGSFSYKYEVLKREWDVPEEVDAEALTCSLSKDGQLHIEAPKLALPAAPERSVPIQVSSAAPQTGPASENGATKAQV; encoded by the coding sequence atgCTTTGCCGGATGCACCTCGCACCCTTCGCCTCCAGCTCCCTGGCCAGCCGGCTGGGCACAGTGAGGACCCTGTGGCCACACGCAGAGACCATCTTCAccgagctgcagcaggagatggagaaagCTCGGGAGTTCATGAGCAGCTTcgagcagctcctgagcaacCACGGAGCCATGGCCATGGAGCACAGCCCGAGCAGCAGCATGAGCCTGAGCCAGAGCTCCGGGGACGGCTTCTCTGTGTGCCAGGACGTGAAGAACTTCGCTCCTGAGGAGCTCTCGGTGAAGGTGGTGGGCAGGAaggtggtgctggtggggcAGAAGGAGACGCAGAACGTCGATGAGAAGGGCTCCTTCTCCTACAAGTACGAGGTGCTGAAGCGGGAGTGGGACGTGCCCGAGGAGGTGGATGCTGAAGCGCTGACCTGCTCCCTGTCCAAGGATGGGCAGCTCCACATTGAGGCTCCcaagctggcactgccagctgctcctgagagGAGTGTGCCCATCCAggtcagctctgctgccccacagACCGGACCAGCTTCTGAGAACGGAGCCACCAAAGCCCAGGTGTGA
- the KAT2A gene encoding LOW QUALITY PROTEIN: histone acetyltransferase KAT2A (The sequence of the model RefSeq protein was modified relative to this genomic sequence to represent the inferred CDS: inserted 1 base in 1 codon) yields MAEPEAAQPGRXPPGPATATAATAGASGGTAGGAGSSDPARPGLSQQQRASQRKAQVRGFPRGKKLEKLGVFSACKANDACKCNGWKNPNPPTAPRMDLQQPVTNLSEPCRSCGHALADHVSHLENVSEEEINRLLGMVVDVENLFMSVHKEEDTDTKQVYFYLFKLLRKCILQMSQPVVEGSLGSPPFEKPNIEQGVLNFVQYKFSHLPPKERQTMYELSKMFLLCLNYWKLETPSQFRQRSQNDDVATYKVNYTRWLCYCHVPQSCDSLPRYETTHVFGRSLLKSIFTVTRRQLLEKFRVEKDKLVPEKRTLILTHFPKFLSMLEEEIYGENSPIWEADFTVPAAEGAQLVSRPAAVSTVAVPTTPLFSKKLSSSSSATSLDTSTPEPLPGEKRKLPESLTLEDAKRIRVMGDIPMELVNEVMLTITDPAAMLGPETSLLSANAARDETARLEERRGIIEFHVIGNSLSQKSNKKILMWLVGLQNVFSHQLPRMPKEYITRLVFDPKHKTLALIKDGRVIGGICFRMFPTQGFTEIVFCAVTSNEQVKGYGTHLMNHLKEYHIKHNILYFLTYADEYAIGYFKKQGFSKDIKVPKSRYLGYIKDYEGATLMECELNPRIPYTELSHIIKKQKEIIKKLIERKQAQIRKVYPGLTCFKEGVRQIPIESVPGIRETGWKPLGKEKGKELKDPDQLYNMLKNLLAQIKTHPSAWPFMEPVKKSEAPDYYEIIRFPIDLKTMTERLKNRYYVTKKLFIADLQRIITNCREYNPPDSDYCKCANTLEKFFYFKLKEGGLIDK; encoded by the exons ATGGCGGAGCCGGAGGCCGCGCAgcccgggc ccccgccgggcccggccaCGGCAACGGCGGCCACAGCGGGGGCGAGCGGGGGGACGGCTGGAGGGGCGGGATCCAGCGacccggcacggcccggcctgagccagcagcagcgGGCGAGCCAGCGCAAGGCGCAGGTGCGGGGGTTCCCCCGCGGGAAGAAGCTGGAGAAGCTCGGGGTGTTCTCGGCTTGCAAG GCCAACGACGCCTGCAAGTGCAATGGCTGGAAGAACCCCAacccccccacagcccctcgaATGGacctgcagcagccagtgaCCAACCTGAGTGAGCCCTGCCGGAGCTGTGGCCATGCTCTGG ctgaccACGTGTCCCACCTGGAGAACGTCTCAGAGGAGGAGATCAACCGTCTGCTGGGCATGGTGGTGGATGTGGAGAACCTCTTCATGTCAGTGCACAAGGAGGAGGACACAGACACCAAGCAGGTGTATTTCTACCTGTTCAAG CTGCTGCGGAAGTGCATCCTGCAGATGAGCCAGCCTGTGGTCgaggggtccctggggagccctCCCTTTGAGAAACCAAACATTGAGCAG GGAGTCCTGAATTTTGTGCAGTACAAATTCAGCCACTTGCCACCCAAGGAGCGCCAGACCATGTATGAGCTCTCCAAGatgttcctgctgtgcctcaACTACTGGAAGCTGGAGACACCGTCCCAGTTCCGTCAGCGCTCCCAGAATGACGACGTGGCCACCTACAAGGTCAACTACACCag GTGGCTGTGCTACTGCCATGTgccacagagctgtgacagCCTGCCCCGCTATGAGACCACGCACGTGTTTGGGCGCAGCCTCCTCAAGTCCATCTTCACGGTGACGCGccggcagctgctggagaaattCCGCGTGGAGAAGGACAAGCTGGTGCCGGAGAAACGGACACTGATCCTCACCCACTTCCCCAA GTTCCTCTccatgctggaggaggagatcTACGGTGAGAACTCTCCCATCTGGGAGGCTGATTTCACAGTGCCCGCTGCAGAGGGTGCCCAGCTGGTGTCTCGCCCAG CTGCAGTCAGCACCGTTGCCGTGCCCACCACTCCTCTCTTCAGCAagaagctcagcagcagcagctcagccaccagCCTGGACAccagcaccccagagcccctgccag gagagaagaggaagctCCCTGAGAGCCTGACCCTGGAAGATGCCAAGCGGATCCGTGTCATGGGAGACATCCCCATGGAGCTGGTGAACGAGGTCATGCTGACCATCACGGACCCTGCTGCCATGCTGGGCCCTGAG acCAGCCTGCTGTCGGCCAACGCGGCGCGGGACGAGACGGCGCGGCTGGAGGAGCGCCGCGGCATCATCGAGTTCCACGTCATCGGCAACTCGCTCTCCCAGAAATCCAACAAGAAGATCCTGATGTGGCTGGTGGGGCTGCAGAACGTCTTCTCCCACCAGCTGCCCCGCATGCCCAAGGAGTACATCACTCGCCTCGTCTTTGACCC GAAGCACAAGACCCTGGCACTGATCAAGGATGGACGAGTGATTGGGGGCATCTGCTTCCGTATGTTCCCTACCCAAGGCTTCACGGAGATTGTCTTCTGTGCTGTCACCTCCAATGAGCAAGTGAAG GGCTATGGGACGCACCTGATGAACCACCTGAAGGAGTACCACATCAAGCACAACATCCTCTACTTCCTCACCTATGCAGACGAGTACGCCATTGGCTACTTCAAAAAGCAG GGCTTTTCCAAGGACATCAAGGTCCCCAAGAGCCGCTACCTGGGATACATCAAGGACTACGAGGGGGCGACCCTGATGGAGTGTGAGCTGAACCCCCGCATCCCCTACACTGAGCTTTCACACATCAtcaagaagcagaaggag ATCATCAAGAAGCTGATTGAGAGGAAACAGGCTCAGATCCGCAAGGTCTACCCAGGCCTGACCTGCTTCAAGGAGGGCGTGCGGCAGATCCCCATCGAGAGCGTCCCTGGGATCC GAGAAACAGGATGGAAACcactggggaaggagaaggg gaaggagctgaaggACCCAGACCAGCTCTACAACATGCTGAAGAACCTCCTGGCGCAGATCAAG ACCCACCCCAGTGCGTGGCCCTTCATGGAGCCGGTGAAGAAGTCAGAGGCACCAGACTACTATGAAATCATCCGCTTCCCCATTG ACCTGAAGACCATGACGGAGAGGCTGAAGAACCGCTACTATGTGACCAAGAAGCTGTTCATCGCCGACCTGCAGCGCATCATCACCAACTGCCGCGAGTACAACCCGCCCGACAGCGACTACTGCAAGTGTGCCAACACCCTCGAGAAGTTCTTCTACTTCAAGCTCAAGGAGGGAGGGCTCATCGACAAGTAG
- the DHX58 gene encoding probable ATP-dependent RNA helicase DHX58, translated as MELRGYQREAAAPALRGRNSIVWLPTGAGKTRVAVHVCRRHLESRRGGKVAVLVNKVHLVDQHTEKEFHVLQDTFKVTSISGDTSHKTFFADLVKKSDVVICTAQILQNALVSTEEDMHVELTDFSLLVIDECHHTHKDTVYNKIMLRYLQRKLGGEQDLPQVLGLTASPGTGGATSYEGAVEHILQICANLDTEKITSVQDELQHLQSHVPQPKKQYDLCQERSQDPFGEQLKKVMLQIQQFMEKLDFPQDFGTQIYEQRIVKLEKRAAEMFCRKTRVCALHLRKYNDALLINDTVRMVDAFQCLQQFYSSERDKKDPTEQFLTTTFEENRVRLQELAGDHCYENPRLAKLEGILREHFQPLGTSRGIVFTKTRQSAHSLLSWLQSTATLHGQHIRAAVLTGAGYSNQTRHMTQNEQQDVIKQFRQGALNLLFSTSVAEEGLDIPECNVVVRYGLMTNEIAMMQARGRARAENSVYSVLAKANTKEVTRELLNEDLVELMKRAIQAVQAMPEQEYVQKIRELQRVAVDSWLLKEARISERRQLHQASAVRLYCINCSRAVCRGSDIRTVEGMHHVNVNPKFGSYYRVSSGKIQFQRTFKDWEPGCRISCKDCSQDWGMEMLYRQVKLPVLCIKNFVVETPAEKRRYKKWGAVTFPIEAFDYVEYCSGTYSLSL; from the exons ATGGAGCTGCGGGGGTACCAGCGGgaggcggcggccccggccctgCGCGGCCGCAACAGCATCGTCTGGCTGCCCACGGGGGCCGGGAAAACCCGCGTGGCCGTGCACGTGTGCCGGCGGCACCTGGAGAGCCGGAGGGGCGGCAAGGTGGCCGTGCTTGTCAACAAg GTGCACCTGGTGGACCAGCACACCGAGAAGGAGTTCCACGTGCTGCAGGACACCTTCAAGGTGACGTCCATCAGTGGGGACACCAGCCACAAAACCTTCTTCGCCGACCTGGTGAAGAAGAGCGACGTTGTCATCTGCACAGCGCAGATCCTGCAGAACGCCCTGGTGAGCACGGAGGAGGACATGCACGTGGAGCTGACAG ATTTCTCACTGCTGGTGATAGATGAGTGCCACCACACGCACAAGGACACCGTCTACAACAAGATCATGCTGAGATACCTCCAGCGCAAGCTCGGTGGGGAGCAGGACCTGCCACAGGTCCTGGGGCTGACGGCATCTCCTGGCACTGGTGGGGCAACATCCTATGAGGGGGCCGTAGAGCACATCCTGCAG ATCTGCGCCAACCTGGACACTGAGAAGATCACATCGGTGCAGGACGAGttgcagcacctgcagagccaCGTCCCCCAACCCAAGAAGCAGTATGACCTATGCCAGGAGAGATCACAG gacCCCTTTGGTGAACAGCTGAAGAAGGTGATGCTGCAGATCCAGCAGTTCATGGAGAAGCTGGATTTCCCACAGGACTTTGGCACGCAGATTTACGAGCAGCGCATTGTgaagctggagaagagag ctgcagagatgtTTTGTCGCAAGACGCGGGTGTGCGCCCTGCACCTGCGCAAGTACAACGACGCTCTGCTCATCAACGACACCGTGAGGATGGTGGACGCCTTCCAGTGCCTCCAGCAGTTCTACAGCTCTGAGAGGGATAAGAAGGACCCCACTGAACAGTTCCTCACCACCACGTTTGAGG AGAACAGGGTGAGACTGCAGGAGCTTGCTGGGGATCACTGCTATGAGAACCCCAGGCTGGCCAAGCTGGAGGGGATCCTGCGTGAGCACTTTCAGCCCCTGGGCACTTCTCGTGGCATTGTCTTCACCAAGACAAGGCAGAGTGCCCACAGcctgctgagctggctgcagagcacgGCCACGCTCCATGGGCAGCACATCAGGGCCGCCGTCCTCACCGGCGCCGGCTACAGCAACCAGACCAGGCACATGACACAG AATGAGCAGCAGGATGTGATCAAGCAGTTCCGTCAGGGAGCCCTCAACCTGCTCTTCTCCACCAGCGTGGCCGAGGAGGGCCTGGACATCCCCGAGTGCAACGTCGTGGTCCGCTATGGGCTGATGACCAACGAGATTGCCATGATGCAG GCCCGGGGCCGTGCCCGTGCTGAGAACAGCGTCTACTCTGTCCTTGCCAAAGCCAACACCAAAGAGGTGACCCGAGAGCTGCTCAATGAGGACCTGGTGGAGCTGATGAAGAGGGCGATTCAGGCAGTGCAAGCCATGCCTGAGCAGGAGTACGTCCAAAag ATCCgggagctgcagagggtggCTGTGGACAGCTGGCTGCTGAAGGAGGCCAGGATCAGCGAGCGGAGGCAGCTGCACCAGGCGTCTGCTGTTCGCCTGTACTGCATCAACTGCAGCAGGGCCGTGTGCCGCGGCAGCGACATCCGCACCGTGGAGGGCATGCACCACGTCAATGTCAACCCCAAATTCGG GTCATATTACAGAGTTTCCTCTGGGAAAATACAGTTCCAGAGGACTTTCAAGGACTGGGAGCCCGGCTGCCGCATTTCCTGCAAAGACTGCAGCCAG GACTGGGGGATGGAGATGCTGTACCGCCAGGTGAAGCTGCCTGTCCTCTGCATCAAAAACTTCGTGGTGGAGACGCCGGCAGAGAAGAGGAGGTACAAGAAGTGGGGGGCTGTGACATTCCCCATCGAGGCCTTTGACTACGTGGAGTACTGCTCTGGCACCTACAGCCTGTCCTTGTAG
- the RAB5C gene encoding ras-related protein Rab-5C, whose amino-acid sequence MAGRGGAARPNGPAAGNKICQFKLVLLGESAVGKSSLVLRFVKGQFHEYQESTIGAAFLTQTVCLDDTTVKFEIWDTAGQERYHSLAPMYYRGAQAAIVVYDITNTDTFVRAKNWVKELQRQASPNIVIALAGNKADLANKRAVDFQDAQTYADDNSLLFMETSAKTAMNVNEIFMAIAKKLPKNEPQNAPGGPGRNRVVDLQESSQPSRSQCCSN is encoded by the exons ATGGCAGGTCGAGGTGGAGCTGCCCGACCGAATGGACCAGCTGCTGGGAACAAAATCTGCCAGTTCAAACTTGTTCTGCTGGGAGAGTCAGCAGTGGGGAAGTCCAGCCTGGTCCTGCGCTTTGTCAAGGGGCAGTTCCACGAGTACCAGGAGAGCACAATTGGAG CTGCCTTCCTCACACAGACAGTGTGTCTGGATGACACAACGGTGAAGTTTGAGATCTGGGACACGGCGGGGCAGGAGCGATACCACAGCCTGGCCCCCATGTACTACCGGGGGGCCCAGGCTGCCATCGTGGTCTACGACATCACCAACACA GACACATTTGTACGAGCCAAGAACTGGGTGAAAGAGTTGCAGAGGCAGGCTAGCCCCAATATTGTAATTGCACTAGCAGGAAACAAGGCAGACCTTGCTAACAAGAGAGCTGTGGACTTCCAG GATGCACAGACATATGCAGATGACAACAGCTTGCTGTTCATGGAGACGTCAGCGAAGACAGCAATGAATGTGAATGAAATCTTCATGGCAATAG CCAAGAAACTGCCAAAAAACGAACCCCAGAACGCTCCTGGTGGCCCGGGCAGGAATCGGGTGGTGGACCTTCAggagagcagccagcccagcagaagccagtgctgcagcaactga